The sequence AATTCTGAGTCGTCAAATAATTAGTCAAACTGCCACCGATTTAGGAGTTGAAATCGCAACAGAAGAATTACAAGAAGCCGCAGATCGATTTCGCCTAATGAACCAGCTTCATGATTCTGAAGAAACTTATAAATGGTTAGAAAAACACGGAATCTCTCTAGATGAATTTGAGGAAATGATTAATTACAACTTGGTTGTTCTCAAGTTAGGTTCAGTTATGTTTAAAGATAAAATAGAAGCTTATTTTGCAGGACAACAATTAGACTATTTGGGTGCTGCTATTTATGAAGTTATTTTAGAAGATGAAGATGAAGCAATGGAATTATTTTATCAAATCCAAGCCGAAGAAACTAGCTTTCATGAAATAGCAGTCCAACACATTCAAGATGTAGAATTGAGACGCAAGGGAGGATATCGAGGTATCCTCTATCGCAAAGACTTAAAACCAGAAGTATCAGCCGCCATCTTTGCCGCTAATCCACCTCAAATAATCAAGCCAATCACTACTTCTTTAGGAGTTCATTTAATTTGGGTAGAAGAGATTATTAAACCGCAGTTAGATAATCGTTTAACTTCTCAAATTGGTTTAGATTTATTTAGTCAATGGTTGAAGCAAAAGATGGATGAAATTCAGTTTGAACTTGCGATTGATTAACCTGACTCATACTAAATCACTCTTCTCCTAAGTAAATACGACGCACTTCAGGATCGGATTGCAATTCTTTAGCGGAACCAGATTTAACAACTTTACCAGTTTGTAAAACGTAGCCTGTTTTAGCAATTTTTAAAGCTTTGCGGGCATTTTGTTCGACTAACAAAATAGTCATACCTTCTTGATTAATATCTTGGATAATATCAAAAATCTGGTTAACTAATATGGGAGCTAAACCCATGCTAGGTTCATCTAATAATAATAGTTTAGGACGAGCCATTAAAGCCCTTCCCATAGCCAACATTTGTTGTTCGCCACCACTCATAGTTCCAGCTTTTTGAGTAATCCGTTCTCTGAGGCGGGGAAATAGGGTGAGAATTTTCTCGATATCTGATTTAATATTTAAGCGATCGCGCCGCGAAAAAGCCCCCATTTCCAAGTTTTCTAATACACTCATCTTCGGGAAAATCAATCTACCTTCAGGGCTTTGAGAAATTCCCAGATTAACTATCTGTTCAGTCGATAAACTTTCAATAGGTTTTTGATTAAAAAATATCCTCCCTTCACGAGGTCTTAGTAATCCTTGAATTGTGCGTAATAATGTAGTTTTTCCGGCTCCATTACTGCCGATTAAAGTGCAGATTTCTCCTTCTTTAACGCTGATTGATACACCTTTTAACGATTGAATATTACCGTAATAAGTATGAATATTTTCAACTGCTAACACTATATTGCCTCAATTTTTTTTAATTACAACTAATAGATAAAATAATGTGGGAATTGCTACAATCTCATGAATTATTTACTTCTGACTTCTGACTTCTGACTTCACTCAATCTTCTTCTTTGCCTAGATAAGCTTCAATTACTTCAGGATTTGATCGCACATTTTGAGGGCTATCCTCAGCTATTTTAACGCCATCTCTCATCACCATAACGCGATCGCTAATCCCCATTACTACTTTCATATCATGTTCGATCAGCAAAATGGTTAAATCTAGTTCCTGACGAATTCTTTGAATCAATTCCGTCAAAGCTGCGGTTTCTTTGGGGTTCATTCCCGCAGTTGGTTCATCTAATAGAAGTAGTTGCGGATCTGAAGCTAACGCCCTAGCAATTTCTAATCGTCGTTGATCTCCGTAAGACAAATTTTTCGCTACTCCATAAGCTTTAAAACTACCTAAACCCACATAATTTAATAATTCCAAGGCTTTTTGTTTAGCTTTATTCTCTTCTTGTTTGACAGAAACTGACCTCAGTAATGCTCCGATTAATCCAGTTTTTAAACGACAATGCCTCCCAACTAAGACATTATCAATAACCGACATATTGCCAAACAATCTTAAGTTTTGAAAAGTTCTAGCAATTCCTAATTTAGTCAACCTATCTGGAGACAATCCTGTAATATCTTGCAAGTTAAAAATAATTCTACCAACAGTTGGAGTGTATATCCCAGTTAGCATATTAAAAAAAGTTGTTTTTCCGGCTCCATTAGGACCAATAATACTAGTAATATCTCCTTTCTCAACGTTAAAATTGACTCGATCAACCGCTACTAATCCCCCAAATTTCATACTCACTTGTTCAGCTTCTAAGATAGGCATTTTACCCCCTCTGTTTGATAACTAATTACCATGAAAATGTAGTCTAGCATTTCTCAGCGAGTCATAAAAATCTTGTATTTCTTAACTTGGTGAACTTTGTGTCTCTGTGGTTTACTCTAAGTGCGATCGCGTTTGATGAAACTTACTCATACTGGTTTTTCGGTTTCATTTCCATGTAGTTCTTCTTGATGAATTCGATCTGGTAGTAAACCTTCTGGACGAACTAACATCATAATTACTAAAGTTAACCCAAACAAAAATAAACGCATTTGAGTCGGGTCGATACTGGTAGCTAGAAAGTCTTGCCATTGGGGATTTGCGATATTAGGCAAAACTGAATTATTGAGAACCCCCTTCAAAACTTTAGCTAATTGGGGTAGATATAAACGGTCAGCAGACATAATAATTACACCTCCTAACATGACT is a genomic window of Merismopedia glauca CCAP 1448/3 containing:
- a CDS encoding ABC transporter ATP-binding protein gives rise to the protein MLAVENIHTYYGNIQSLKGVSISVKEGEICTLIGSNGAGKTTLLRTIQGLLRPREGRIFFNQKPIESLSTEQIVNLGISQSPEGRLIFPKMSVLENLEMGAFSRRDRLNIKSDIEKILTLFPRLRERITQKAGTMSGGEQQMLAMGRALMARPKLLLLDEPSMGLAPILVNQIFDIIQDINQEGMTILLVEQNARKALKIAKTGYVLQTGKVVKSGSAKELQSDPEVRRIYLGEE
- a CDS encoding peptidylprolyl isomerase; translated protein: MKNPISALITVDKETILQQAKLSAKIPEMVEGILSRQIISQTATDLGVEIATEELQEAADRFRLMNQLHDSEETYKWLEKHGISLDEFEEMINYNLVVLKLGSVMFKDKIEAYFAGQQLDYLGAAIYEVILEDEDEAMELFYQIQAEETSFHEIAVQHIQDVELRRKGGYRGILYRKDLKPEVSAAIFAANPPQIIKPITTSLGVHLIWVEEIIKPQLDNRLTSQIGLDLFSQWLKQKMDEIQFELAID
- a CDS encoding ABC transporter ATP-binding protein, producing the protein MPILEAEQVSMKFGGLVAVDRVNFNVEKGDITSIIGPNGAGKTTFFNMLTGIYTPTVGRIIFNLQDITGLSPDRLTKLGIARTFQNLRLFGNMSVIDNVLVGRHCRLKTGLIGALLRSVSVKQEENKAKQKALELLNYVGLGSFKAYGVAKNLSYGDQRRLEIARALASDPQLLLLDEPTAGMNPKETAALTELIQRIRQELDLTILLIEHDMKVVMGISDRVMVMRDGVKIAEDSPQNVRSNPEVIEAYLGKEED